The following proteins are co-located in the Anomalospiza imberbis isolate Cuckoo-Finch-1a 21T00152 chromosome 1, ASM3175350v1, whole genome shotgun sequence genome:
- the SPMIP4 gene encoding LOW QUALITY PROTEIN: sperm-associated microtubule inner protein 4 (The sequence of the model RefSeq protein was modified relative to this genomic sequence to represent the inferred CDS: inserted 1 base in 1 codon; substituted 3 bases at 3 genomic stop codons): MIGLPTEQYYDVTQLAKRKSDVCMNDELPLCLPFSSSHPYPTHISRYTMFPNFRSPEGXDTGINSSSHQPXHLSISSKTSDMVVLRKTRAFQVCRRKWSNILSKSTKDSGPQPHFKELKYNFSPKITNMLQNIERALEITTYSQVFTALIDCNSKQSNISAGLSQVRSPEGCTACLLQGGHPRXSILQKQFSFRCPHLPTINNLLKITDMLRKEALXRRQLSGRPKFEPLPKSACSLSYKDFKSRYLDQHTTWENPVSLSKPSLPLDVKHEESGILLHRLCHQETCLPAWRPEDGPREITLIERIPSCEVPQLQTGLIELQHSFSMTAAQKHLHDSLKRERKNPHR, from the exons ATGAT AGGCCTTCCTACTGAACAATACTATGATGTCACTCAGCTGGCAAAAAGAAAGAGTGATGTGTGTATGAATGATGAACT ACCATTGTGCCTGCCATTTTCCTCCTCTCACCCCTATCCTACACACATTTCTAGGTACACCATGTTCCCAAACTTCAGGTCACCTGAGGGTTGAGACACTGGAATCAATTCAAGCAGTCATCAAC TCCATCTCAGTATCTCTAGCAAGACTTCTGACATGGTTGTTCTGAGGAAGACCAGAG CTTTCCAAGTTTGTCGAAGAAAATGGTCAAATATATTATCCAAATCCACCAAAGATAGTGGCCCCCAACCCCATTTTAAAGAGCTCAAATATAACTTTTCTCCAAAAATAACCAATATGCTACAAAACATTGAAAGGGCTCTGGAGATCACAACATACAGCCAGGTCTTCACAG CTCTGATTGATTGCAACTCTAAGCAATC AAACATTTCTGCTGGTCTGTCGCAAGTGAGATCTCCTGAAGGGTGCACTGCATGCTTACTTCAAGGTGGACATCCCCGTTAATCAATTCTCCAAAAACAGTTCTCCTTCAGATGCCCTCACCT CCCAACAATAAACAACCTTCTGAAGATCACTGACATGTTGCGAAAAGAAGCACTGTAGAGGCGGCAGCTTTCAGGAAGGCCCAAATTTGAACCCCTCCCAAAATCTGCATGTTCACTTTCCTACAAAGACTTCAAGTCCAGATATTTGGATCAACATACAACATGGGAAAACCCAGTTAGCCTAAGTAAGCCAAGCTTACCACTGGATGTAAAGCATGAGGAAAGTGGAATTTTGTTGCACAGACTTTGCCATCAAGAAACATGTCTGCCTGCATGGAGACCAGAGGATGGGCCAAGAGAGATAACACTGATTGAAAGGATCCCCAGTTGTGAAGTTCCTCAGCTCCAGACAGGGCTGATAGAGCTGCAACATTCCTTCTCTATGACAGCAGCACAAAAACATTTACATGATTCcttaaaaagagagagaaaaaatccTCACAGATAA